Proteins from one Triticum aestivum cultivar Chinese Spring chromosome 7A, IWGSC CS RefSeq v2.1, whole genome shotgun sequence genomic window:
- the LOC123151530 gene encoding ABC transporter F family member 4, which produces MSTALAPGMARGHGFRGAGKGKQRSDSEEPETNRGGGPNGFYVEEEGEEVGREELRELEEALSDASSIGAASSDSSSIGEDSTSEKEEGEEEEVESEAPVDEVLAMGLGTLESLEDALPSKRGLSNFYAGKSKSFTSLAEAAAKAAAKEIAKPENPFNKRRRVLAAWSRRRASCSSLVTTYLPPLLSLDHTVVEGDEEEEEEEEEERSDDGDDEGNSSGNGRREKAPASPRFPPRSLHSASQKASVMSRNTINPSTSSFRSPRSFSLSDLQNAGYN; this is translated from the exons ATGTCGACGGCGCTGGCGCCGGGGATGGCGCGGGGGCACGGGTTCCGTGGCGCGGGGAAGGGGAAGCAGCGGTCGGATTCGGAGGAGCCGGAGACGAATCGTGGCGGCGGCCCCAACGGGTTCTAcgttgaggaggagggggaggaggttgGGAGGGAGGAGCTGCGGGAGCTGGAGGAGGCGCTCTCGGATGCCTCCTCGATCGGGGCGGCCTCCTCGGATAGCTCCTCGATCGGGGAGGACTCCACGTcggagaaggaggagggagaggaggaggaggtggagagcgaGGCGCCGGTGGATGAGGTGCTCGCTATGGGGCTCGGGACCCTCGAGTCTCTCGAGGATGCGCTGCCCAGCAA GAGGGGCCTCTCGAATTTCTACGCCGGCAAGTCCAAATCCTTCACAAGCCTGGCGGAGGCTGCAGCCAAGGCGGCTGCCAAGGAGATCGCCAAGCCGGAGAACCCCTTCAACAAGCGCCGCCGCGTGCTGGCGGCATGGTCGCGGCGGCGGGCCTCCTGCAGCTCGCTGGTCACCACGTACCTGCCGCCACTCCTCTCCCTCGACCACACTGTGGTGgagggggacgaggaggaggaggaggaggaggaggaagaacgctcggacgacggcgacgacgagggtAACAGCAGCGGCAATGGCAGGAGGGAGAAGGCCCCGGCGTCGCCCAGGTTCCCTCCGCGCAGCCTGCACAGCGCGTCCCAGAAGGCGAGCGTCATGAGTAGGAACACCATCAATCCGAGCACGAGCTCATTCCGATCCCCAAGGTCATTCTCCCTCTCCGATCTGCAAAACGCTGGATACAACTAG